A window of Clostridioides sp. ES-S-0010-02 genomic DNA:
ATTTCTTTATTTCAAGAGCTATGCAACTAATTGCTTGTTGTACAACATCACTTGCGTAAATATCATCACCAAATTGGCTAAAAATAGGAGTATATCCGTTTAGCATATCAGCGAATTTATATTTATTAGTTTTATTTTCTTTTTTCTTTTTAAAAATATCTAAAAAAGCAATTTTTATAACCCCCTTTCATTTATTTTAAGTATCTAAAAAATTCACTTCTATATCTTTTAAAAATCTCATACAAAATAATCAGTGAGACAGCTCCATCGATACGCTTATTATGCTGATTATTTATTTTGACTGGCATAACATAGCCAAGACCATCTATTTCCATAGAAGTATTACCCAAGCACCACATGTCAATTTCATTTTCGTTGTAATTTATTAACTCGTCTTTTAAATCAGCTTCAACTAGTTTCATCGCTCCCGACATTGTGTATCTATTTTGTAGTACCATTTCATACTCAAAACCATAATTATCCATTTGCTTTAAAAAATCCTTTGCGAAACGTTGGTCATAACCAGTTTTAATTACTTTAATTCCAAATATTTTATATAACATATAAAACCAATCCGCCACTAAGCTTAAATCAACGTCATTGCCTTCTACTATAGTGATTAATCCTTGTTTAACCCATTCGGAGTACTTCGCACCTGCGTTTACATCATCCGAATTAGTAAGCTTACTCTCTGGTATCCAATAATGCTGATATATATATTTTGTTTTATCATCTTTTTTCATTAATAAGATTTTTGCACTAGTTAAGTCTGTTGTTTCAGCTAAATCAACACCGCCTAACGCTATGCAATTTTTAAAGTCTTCTATATTGTAGATAGCTTTATATTTATAATCGCTTTCTGAAAGCCAAGCTTGTGCATTAGACTGCTTAAAGTTGAAGTCTTTACTTAAAACAAACATTCTATCTGATTTACTAGTCCGTGCTGCGTCTATTTGTTCCCTTAAATAGTCCCATTTCTTAACAATTCCTAGCGAAGGATTACTTTTTGACCAGCTTTTTTCATCTTCCCAAACCTCCTGCTCGCTATCTTGTGTGTATAACCATGCCAAAGTCCTTTCAGCCATTAAACTGTCATCTTCGCCATTTATTATTTTCCTGCATTTTTTTAATTCTTCATCCAAATAACCATCATTTACAAATCCTTCTGTTGTAATATTTATAAATTTAGGGTTATCTTTAAGCGATTGAGATTGCTCTATTGACTTCCCTATTATATTGTTTTTCATTTCATGAGTTTCATCTACTATCGCAAAGTCAATATTACGACCTTCTTTGTTTCTAGTTCTATCACTTAGTTTAAATACTTTTGAATTATTAGCTAAGCACTTAATAAAACGCTGATTTCTTTTCGTATCTAATTGGTATGGGTCTATAAGTAATCTCATAGTGTCTATAGCATCATAAACGATAGACGCTTGATTGTCGTCATTGCTGCTGCATACTATATCGCTACCTGCATTACCTAAAACTAACTCCGATAAGGCAAGAGCTGAACAAGTTTCGCTCTTTGTATTCTTTCTAGCAATCAATAAAATTATTTTTTTAAAGCGGTCATTTAATGTATTAGCCATTTTGAAGCTATAAACTACTTCTATAAATGCTTTTGCCACAACATAAGTTTCATCGGTTTACCGTAGAAAGGGGATTTTGTAAGTTTAATACAATTTTCCATAAAATCCATTCTTCTGTAAGCTTCTTTTGTATTGTAGATATATTTTGGATTTTCTAAATCATCAATTAAGTTATCAAGTTGCATTATTAACTCTTGTCCTGCTACAATATTCCCTCTTTTTATCTCATTTCTATAATGAGTTAAATAATTAAACATCTAAAAATTTACTCATGTAAGCTCTAAGTGGGCTTTCTTCTCTATTTTCAGAATTAACAAGCATACTGGAAAGCAATTTCATAACATTTATATAAGTTTGTGATAGTTCTTTATATTGTTTACTAGCAGATGTAACTTTTTGCAACTCTGGATTGTTTGGATGAACTTTGATAAAAGGTAGTTTTTTTAATTCTTCTAAGTTTTTTTCAAGAAAAATAACTTCATCTATCATTTTTTCAATCAAAACTTGTTTTTCTTTGTCTATATTCTCAAATATTTTTAACAACTCACCTTTTCTATTCATTTCAAAGTCTTTCACCTCTTTTTTATTTTTCTGAAAAAGTTTCAGTAAAAATCTCGTTTTTTGACCTTCTGCGAGAAATAAGGTCTCCTTCCAGTCCTCTAACACAGTTATTTTTTTATTGAGTAGGGGGGCTATTCTTGATACCTTTCAAACCAATCAATAATATATTTTTTATATTCTTCTGGTCTGTTTGCTGCTCTTAATAAGCATTCCTCTTTACTTGTATTAATAAATATAAATTCGCAACCCAGCATTTGTTCTAATCTTTCACGTTCCATTTTTAGAGGATAACCCCCAACAATGTAAGCATTATTCCACTTACCAGTTCGGCACTTAATCATATCCAATATTAAATCTCTTATACTGAAAACATTAGTCTTTAGCGTATTAGGCTTTATATATCTATCATTAGTACTTATACATTGCCAGATATTGTCTATGTCTAATATCAAATCGTTTTTGCCTGCTACTTCTCTTGTATAACTAGTCTTGCCACAACATGGTGCTCCATAAATCGCATACACTTTTTTAAATGAAGAACTACCAAAACGATTATGTATTTCGTTATGGCATTTATGATGCACTAAAATAATATTATCTGGATTTAAACTTATATTAAAATCATTTATGTTATTGCTATTAAGCTCTATCTTATGATGTGCTATACAATCATAAGATTTTACTATATGTTTATGGCAATGTTCACAATAAAGTATTCCATCCTCTGCAACTCTTTCAAGCTTCAATGTTTCTATTAACTTTTTCCACTCTTTGTTTTTATAAAAATTCATTTCTAAATTCCTCTAATGACTTCATAACCATATCTTATTATTACTACTTTCCTATCGAGTAACTCGCTTAGACGTTCTTGCTCTGTTTCTATATCATCTATTTCTATTCCTTTAGCAGCTTGAATTACAACAGGTGGAAAATTTATCGCATACTTAACTGGTTCTGTATATTTTACTTCGCATGTCTTACTATCATAAAATTTTATTTTCACATTACCACATCCTATTCTCTAATTCTTTTTTTCTTAACTCTAAAGCTTCTTTATTATTTATTACTCTGTGTGGGTCATTTTGCCACACTTCTGGCTTTCTGTTTTTTAGCCAAAATATTTGTGCTGTTGTATCTGGTAAAACATGCTTTGTTACTCTCTTTACTTCTTTACCATCTTTGTAAGTTATTTCATCATAAAAATAACCTAAAGCTCTTTTTAATAATGCATTCTCCACTTGTTTGTCAACAACTTCTTTACCATCTTTTAAGGACTCCGAAAACTCTGGATATTTTTTCTTCCAATCATATAGAGTTGAAATTGATATCCCCATGTTAGC
This region includes:
- a CDS encoding helix-turn-helix domain-containing protein, producing the protein MKVEGWAKDGLIDGQIAANMGISISTLYDWKKKYPEFSESLKDGKEVVDKQVENALLKRALGYFYDEITYKDGKEVKRVTKHVLPDTTAQIFWLKNRKPEVWQNDPHRVINNKEALELRKKELENRMW
- a CDS encoding terminase large subunit; protein product: MAKAFIEVVYSFKMANTLNDRFKKIILLIARKNTKSETCSALALSELVLGNAGSDIVCSSNDDNQASIVYDAIDTMRLLIDPYQLDTKRNQRFIKCLANNSKVFKLSDRTRNKEGRNIDFAIVDETHEMKNNIIGKSIEQSQSLKDNPKFINITTEGFVNDGYLDEELKKCRKIINGEDDSLMAERTLAWLYTQDSEQEVWEDEKSWSKSNPSLGIVKKWDYLREQIDAARTSKSDRMFVLSKDFNFKQSNAQAWLSESDYKYKAIYNIEDFKNCIALGGVDLAETTDLTSAKILLMKKDDKTKYIYQHYWIPESKLTNSDDVNAGAKYSEWVKQGLITIVEGNDVDLSLVADWFYMLYKIFGIKVIKTGYDQRFAKDFLKQMDNYGFEYEMVLQNRYTMSGAMKLVEADLKDELINYNENEIDMWCLGNTSMEIDGLGYVMPVKINNQHNKRIDGAVSLIILYEIFKRYRSEFFRYLK
- a CDS encoding HNH endonuclease, with product MNFYKNKEWKKLIETLKLERVAEDGILYCEHCHKHIVKSYDCIAHHKIELNSNNINDFNISLNPDNIILVHHKCHNEIHNRFGSSSFKKVYAIYGAPCCGKTSYTREVAGKNDLILDIDNIWQCISTNDRYIKPNTLKTNVFSIRDLILDMIKCRTGKWNNAYIVGGYPLKMERERLEQMLGCEFIFINTSKEECLLRAANRPEEYKKYIIDWFERYQE